Part of the Oscillospiraceae bacterium genome, ATAATGAGTTATTCATTTTTCCAGGAGGAGGCTATGCAACATATAAATATATTGATCGAAATTTATACCTTAATGATTTTACAAAAATAAAAGTTGGAATGACATATAAAGAAATCATAAACATAATTGGCGAGCCAAATGGAGTTTTTGGATCCGGAGTTCAATGGCCGTTTTATGAAACATTTGATAAATCATATATAATTTTGTATATTGGACTAGAGTCTTATTCAAAATTGATTAGTATAAGAATTGTAGATGCAAGTGGCAGGATTTTTGATTTGCAACAAGAAGCGGAATAATTCTGTATCTTATAAAATTATTTCTGGCTTGATATGATATAATCCCCTTAGAGTAGACACATGCAAGACTACACTAAGGGGATTATATTAAGCTCTCTTATAGGCGGGTGTTTTACTTTGCCTTCGCTTCTCAAATATCTATCCCATATTCTTCAAGAGTAAATTGCCGGAGAGCAGCATCTTTCACGCGGTATACAGTCGTTTTCTCCATGTTCAATTTTTCACAGATTACATCAATATGATTCTTCGGTCGTGATATGTAAAATGTTGATAATATATACTTCCCTTCTTCTGTAAGCGCGGAAAGCCCGCGTTCTATTAACTTAACCTTGCGGTTCTCGATATCGATACTAAGTTTAAGATTCTCTTTCTCGACTATTATATCGATCATAGCATCTTCGTATCTATTCCCGCCGCCGTGCATCGGCGCGGCAGATATTGAAGCTGTGCGAGCAGATTCAAACCGCTTCTCCAGCATGATTAATCGCTCTTTTAGATTATCGAGAGAACGAATATAGCTGTTATATGATTTAAGATCATGTATTGCCGATTCTGCCCATTTCATGTGTTTATGTCCTCCGCTTTTAAATAATCCAGTACACCGTTTTTCAATAGTATTTTATACTGATATGCTTCCTTCGGCGTTATGTATTTGTGACCGTAAATTGTTTTCATATTGACCCATACCCCCCACGGAATACGGAAAAATTCATAAAATCCGAATGAGACAAG contains:
- a CDS encoding DUF1492 domain-containing protein, coding for MKWAESAIHDLKSYNSYIRSLDNLKERLIMLEKRFESARTASISAAPMHGGGNRYEDAMIDIIVEKENLKLSIDIENRKVKLIERGLSALTEEGKYILSTFYISRPKNHIDVICEKLNMEKTTVYRVKDAALRQFTLEEYGIDI